Genomic window (Culex pipiens pallens isolate TS chromosome 3, TS_CPP_V2, whole genome shotgun sequence):
acaatgttctacaaagtagtagagcagacaattacaaaaattttgatatataaacatcacaagttatcacgattttacgaaaaaaaagttttgaaaaagttactttgattcgtgatcagggacaaaagttgccccttaggacaaagtttcacgcaaatcgaagaggggtcggggcaactgctgtgtgagttggcggagagttCAACTCAACAAAAAgtctgaaatatattttttttaaacaccacAAGAGCAACaaactttgattaaaaaattattaagaaATCTTGTCTCAAACATCACTTCCATTATCGTAAAGAAGCAATACAACACCATTCCAACCAAATGTCCACTCGGGGACACTGTAAAGCCATAAAACGGCGCACACATCTTCAGTGGCAGACATTTGTGACACCTTTCCAGTGGGTGATGTTGTTGAACGACAACAGTCGGAAGGAAACAACCTTCTCCCAGCGCCCATTTCCGTTCCAGTGTCTGGCACTTGAAGTGCTTCGAGAGGTGTTGAAACGTCCCGTTGCCAATACGACAAGGACAACAAACTTGACTGGAAGATGTCGTGTCGCAGGGtgtgtttaaatttgaaaatattactaaaaaaattaatcaaaacttatactttttgcaaagtttttaaaaataaatatttttaaaatttatattgatTTAAGCATCACCAATCACACtgtgtttcattttttgctcCAGCTGATTCGTCCTGCTCTGAGGATGGAGACCAAATCACAACAGCGCCAGGGGGTGGCCACATAATGACGGCTAAtgtactaaaactcaattttatgaGAGGGGCACTTTTGTCACTCGGCTTGCCTGGTGGGACAACAAATCGGTCCATGTAGCATGGACATGACTTTATTTTTGTCCAACCTTTTGTGTTTACACGAGCTATTCGATTTAGACAGTCGTTAAAAACGAAGCAAAATCACATGAAAATAGCATGTAAAATGGCACGCAAGTGCTTGTAACTTTACAGCACGTGTCATTTGCGACAAAAGGAGGGAACTCGCTCTGCGATCCACGAAATTCCACACAAAAGAGTAAATGGGAGAGGGTGGAACAATTTCCAACCCGGGTCCGCTTAACTCTTCTAGCGAATTTCCACGGCGGCCAACAGGTGATTCTCATTAGCCTAATCAACTTTCTGGCGTCGGGAAACTGTCAGACAGCTTGGTAAAGGGGGGCAACAGATTGTCGTGAAcggggctgctgctgctggtcgtttCGTGGCTGGAAATAATTTCGTTGACGTTTGTCATAATAAATTAATTAGGACTAGGTGGTACTTTCTGGGGGAAATACATTTCGTTTCAGACGTAactttgattaaatttattgtCATCTCTTTaataattcagatttttttttactggctTATTAAGTAAATAAATTAAGTATCACAACAACTATaacagttttcgaaaaaaatcaatgatatgtatttgtatttttaattgattttagcaatattttacaaaatattttttttttcaaaaaagacacttgcGATAAGCACGATTACGTCAGTTCATAACTGTCAAAACTTTGTAAATATCTTAGATTTTTAGCAAACATTTTTTGGGAGTGTTTCATTTCAAAACACACATTCCATTtgtgtaattctctaccaactcacacgaaatcaggaaaagttgtcccgacccctcttcgatttgcgttaaactttgttctaaggggttaCTTTTCagaggtctgttttttgatatttcatgacggaggggcagtatgaccccttccatatttgaacatgcgaaaaaagccattttccgttactcgactgtaaaaaatgttggaacatgtcattttaaggaaaatttaatgtacttttcgaatctacattgacccagaagggtcattttttcatttaaaacaaaattttcatttcgtgtttttctaactttgcagggttattttttagagtgtaacaatgttctacaaagttgtagagcagacaataacaaataaatttgatataaaaacataaggtgtttgcttataaacatcgcgattttacgatttatttatttttgaaaaagttacattttgcgtttctctttgtgagtaattctctacgaaatcggtattttttttttaattttaatttttgtattttttaatccgactgaaacttttttggtgccttcagtatgcccaaagaagacattttgcatcattagtttgtccatataattttccatacaaattttgctgctctccatacaaaaatgatatgtaaaaattcaaaaatctgtatcttttgaaggaattttttgatcgatttggtgtcttcggcacggtgggtaagaaggggattattatgcaacttgcatgcacctcggaaattcctcctggaggttgttggggggactgttctgagtcagaaaaatcgactctcaaaatattctgtcggtgaaaactgattttatctcgatttgaagttaaaaaacctaataaaTCACCTAAAACCCCAAAACTACGTCTAAAATCACGGTCTTactctggacaaagatgtaaattttcattaagATATCAATTCTTACTTCCCAAAATATcttcctgacatagtacaccttaaaaCGATCCATTCCTTGAGTCGCAGCGTCATCAGGAGatgtaaaatagtgttatttttacaaatatattttcaatttgctatGGTAAATGacctgtcatgtctgaattcaaaaactaatgttgtagcattgttgcaaacaaaatgaagaacaattttgcagaaacaAGTATGACGTTTCATCCATTTgcagtaaagttatgtctattttagagggaaaattgttgccaattttcaaaattattcgatatttaactcatttcTGATATAAAAagctactacgatcatactcagtaggatgtaacaaaaaaatctttttggcaGGCATTCAGGGGCTAGATACGGTGGGCgtactgagctcaaatcccaaatatgagcctggttgaacttaataggagctgtcgctttgcatttgaattttaaatgggttaAATACccgaaaaacaaacatttttttttcacaaatgtagatttttgggcactttggccactgaagcgtttatttttaaaatcattggcgtgtaggacagatcctgttcgaggttcccattttcatgaacgcttgttcacgattttgggaactcttttttctccgtgtagaaaacatcaattttcctgtttctaaccctttgcatggcaatatctcagcaactaagggacgtatcaacaaagttcaaaaaagcaaaatatacagaattttctcagcttttcaaaaatatttaaaaatttaaaaaaaaatatgaaaaactgcgactattttcaaaaaagtcacctaaaaatggctataacttgaaaacggtgcactttttcaaaatttcactagagtattttttgattgcaaatttgattttacatcgaaaaatgaagttgaaaaatttttgcgaccgatatttcgattttttgaaaaaatcagtattgattaaaaaaattcataactcgctcaaagattttttgcacaacctggaaatttctgaaaagttggcatttgatgtcctctaaaacatatcaaaaaatgaataaaattaaaaatagtgtttttttgcaaatcaagttttagtgacaaaaagtaaaataaaaaatcatcaaaaaaaattttaccgtgtaacattttttttcagtgtagtccgtacccatacctacaattttgccgaagacaccaaatcgatcaaaaaattccttcaaaatatacagatttttgaattttcatacatcatttttgtatggacagctgccaaatttgtatggaaaattatatggacaaacttatgatgcaaaatggcttctttgggcataccgaaggcaccaaaaaagtttcagtcggattaaaaaatacaaaaaaaaatcgaatgaccgaaatctgagagaactgctcttgttttgtcgtccgtgtctgtcgtagGTGACCATAAACGGCCATGTTCAACCAAGGTTACTGTAAGACAGGTTGGGCTGTTTTTGTAAGGTTGTATTGGTGcgaacacggagaaaaaaataaaatgtcagtttttgcatggaaaattatttttcgacactttttaTCTCCGTGCACACTTTTCGACAAACCTTGTGACGTcacaaagttttgtttttcttttggtTGGCAGACGGGCGAGTTGGTTTTGACGAATCGGTGCCGTGATTATGGCCATCTGCAGGGTCAAAGGATGCAAATCAACCAGAAGCAATCCGACCGTAACACTgcacaaattcccaaaaaatccaaatgtgCGTGATAAGTGGTTAAAGTTTTGCGGGTGTGCTGACGGCCAGAATCTATTTGTTTGCTCCCTCCACTTCCGGGAAAACGATTAcgaacacatttttatgcaaaatgcaaaaaaaattcttcaaaaatcagGTAGGTTATTAATTGTATGATTGGATTtaggaaatattaaaaaatattcttttaatTATGCAGCTGTGCCTTCAATCCGTGTCCCAGCGGTTGAATCTGCTCGGGATAACAGAGTATCGTGTCGGAATCGAAAGAAGCTGGTCGTGGAACTCTTGGAGGCGGACGAAATTCGGAGCAAAGAAGCGGTCGATTATCAAAAGCTGTTACATGAAGTTTACGAGCCGTTGAGCCCGTTTGATTGGTTCCCTTCAGTGTCAGTAACCGATCCCGCCATCGTCCGACCGGAGAGTGTGAGACAGACGTCCGGAATTCGCAGTCCTGCAGCCGATGCTTCGGTGCCCGTTCCCGCCATCGAACAACCGGAAAGTGTGGCCCTGACGTCCGGATGTCGTAGTCCTGCAGTCGATGCCGCCATCGTCCGACCGGAAAGTGTGGGCCTGACGTCCGGAATTCGCAGTCCTGCAGCCGATGCTTCGGTGCTCGTTCCCGCCATCGTCCGACCGGAAAGAGTGAGCGTGACGTCCGGAAGTCGAAGTCCTGCAGTCGATGTTTCGCTGCCCGTTCCCGCCATCGAACAACCGGAAAGTGTGGCCCTGACGTCCGGATGTCATAGTCCTGCAGTCGATGCCGCCATCGTCCGACCGGAAAGTGTGGGCCTGACGTCCGGATGTCTCAATCTCTCATCGTATCATCCTGCTTATTTGTCAGAAGATCTGTCCATGGTGGAACCGCTGGACGACAGTTGTCCTTTCCAAATGGAAAGTTGCTTGACCAGCTCAACATACGAAGCAATGGATACATCCGGACTGCAACTTCTGTGTGATGCAATTTCCTTCACTGATCTCACCGCGAACATGAGCGAACATCTGCCAAGAGAGAAGCTTTCAGGTTATGTTCCGGTCAAGCGTGGAACGGTGCAGAAAATTAAACTGCAAAATTACAATCACCGAAGGACTATTCATAACCTGCGCGCTGAGGTaaagtttaaacttttgtaCAACACTTACTATCATATATTATTAAAGAACTTTTTACCATGAAAGTAAACAATTTCTTATTTATTTGCAGCTCAAAGAGAGGGACAAACTCATCAGATCACTTCGAAGGGAGAGTGAACGAAAATCCAAAGATTTAGAGCTACTCCGAACTCAAATTGCAGACTGTTCAGCTTCTCATGAACAACTAATCCGAATCGAAGTCTACAAGGCCTTTGGAAAGATTTTTACGAAAAATCAGATCGATTTGATTCTTGGGCTAAAGAAAAAGGTTAAATGGACTGACGAGGAAATAAAGTTGGCGTTTGCACTAAGGTAATTCTCTCATAAATTTGTGTACTATCACGATTGTTCATTTTGATCTTGTCCAATTTTAGATACCACAGTCAACCCGCCTACGAAATGGTGAGAAAAGAGCTCAAAATACCCCTGCCGTGCCTACGTAGACTGCGAGAATTTGCATCCGGCATCAACATGAGAGGGGGAGTGCTATTCGACGTATTGTCCGTTCTGGAATCTACCGGCAAGTTCATGTCACCGAGAGAGCGAGTCGTTATAGTGGGGTATGAGCTAGATGGACAGAACTACGTGCAAAGGTACATGGCGAAATCGCTGATGAAGAACCACGACTGGACCGGAAATTACACATACCAACTGGAGAGCGGCACCGAGCAAcaatttgggaaaaaaaactACGTGGAAGATCTCTCACGGGGAGGGCTAGTTCAACCATCCCAACAATGGGAAGAACTGGCCGAACAAATGGAAGACTATTTCAACCCCATTCACAATCTTGGAAAGGATAAAGAGGAGCCCGGCTTCAGGGACAGCACAAATGTTTGCCAAAAATCTATTCAAAAGATGACGAAAACGTTTCCCGATGTGCCAGCAGATGTTATAAAAACTTTCGTGAAAAAACGAATCAATATTCGTGTTCGACACCTAAAGAAGCAGATCCAGGAGAAGAAACATcatcgattcaaaatcatgaaaaacaataagaaatcgaaaaatgaagagaaAAAATCAGAACTCAGCAAgaaccagaaaaaaattaaacattttactACATAAATATCGTTGAAGACTATTCTTTTTACTATTATAACTAAAAATATGTGAaacaaactgaaataaaaatcgtttcatacatatttttgtttacatcatACACTTTATTCACACAGAGAGAAAAACTTAACTGTATACCGTTATCTGGgacgaatcgggacacatgaggCGAATTTGTACAGTGTCTTAGCCCTTTTATtgtattttcatatttaaatctttttagtgctctaaaaactgctgtcacGATTCgtcccagtttacggtatcaaCCCAATCCtcctaatttcataaaaaaaattaacaaactaATAAACATTCCAAATGATTTGAAATCGTTTCGCAAGAAATTGTACTATCATtgcaattcaaattaaattcatttatatatttttctggAATCAGCAAATCCTTATTTAATGCTTAAAACAACTGTATGTACCtgctttttattcttttaaccCTGTTTGTCTCGAAAATCAccgtttaatttaaaattgaacaaattttcattcaattccCTATACTAGCCATAAGAAACGAGAACGTTGTGACGTCATCACATGAAGGATCGCAAATGTTGACACTTTTTTGCTTACTAATACTAAACCAACACGTTTTCAGCCCAACCTTTCTTACAGTAACCTTGATgttcaacgacgaccaactttttcaaaacttttttttcgtaaaatcgtgataactcgtgatgtttattttatgtattgttttgtagaacatttttgcactctaaaaaatatccctgcaaagttagaataaacacgaaattttaaaatcaaaattttgttctaaatgaaaaaatacccttGTGAGttgatgtagattcgaaaattacattgaatttcccataaaatgacatgttccaaaacaaaattacagttgagtatcggaaaatggcagagttttcatttttttttgtgtttttttgatgaaaaatacgtttttttttggaattcttagTACGCTATCAATTTGTGcgtctaattttttcatgaaagtccctttgacaccaaatttctatctcatcaccgtttcaggctgcaaattattgaaaatcttgTCTTTATTCGCATGTTCAAATATGGAAGGGGTCATActgccctccgtcacgagatatcaaaaaatggacctcggattcgtgatcaggaacaaaagtcaccacttaggacaaagttccacgcaaatcgaagagggttcggggcaagTGCTGTGAGCCACATAATGTCCATGACgtttcgtcaaaaaaaaaaaaaccaatagcgctttaaaaaatattttcgtagaaaattgttattttaaaaaccggtGTGATAGGGTAAAAGTTTGCATATTCAatacattttatcaatttatctatTGGTAAGGTTCCTATgaatgtttcatttgaaaaattcacaatgaaatgtttgttgaatgaaattcattaattttgtatgaaatgTAGGTTAAGTAAATATAAAGTTTCAAATCTGTTCCAATTCCATCATAAATTGATTTGTTTCACAAATTTTATAAGTCTGAGTtaaaaatcttacaaatctttaaaatcttacaGTTTTTGCCTTCGttactttactgaggaaaggctataaaatcactcgaaaaacgaactttttagttagacctcctagacctaccttcatttgtacatatcgactcagaatcaccagctgagcaaatgtctgtgtgtttggctgtatgtagacatgtgtaccaaatcaatgtcactggaatatcttgtcacaggctcaaccgattttggccggaatggtttcaatcgatccgtcttaacgtcccctaagttgctatttaaattcatgcagtttgatcatgtatttaaaaagtaatgtttaaaaaactgtttcatcttaaattaaaattatggtaaaaagggttcatgaaaccctcacatgttatatttttttagaaagcatatgagaagacctttcttgtggattaagaattttcaagatctgacttacctatctaaaattacaagcagtttaaaaaatggtctgaatttacataacctcaaatggtcccgtctgaccgccacgaaaaaagccttgtagagatatgccattttcctgaaaggcggtgtctgtattatcttgacaaaaagtctataggaagtttgttttttttttactcgtcacttatttttattaggacctcttaggtgctgcgatcacgttaggggagatccataaaccatgtggacactttaggggattgtaatcactctataaatgagaggaaggcaccaaccaccaaggtggattaagttacgttttttttaaataatttgcttaTTATGTTGAAGTTGGAAATTTCCAAATGTTTAATCCTGCTAAAACAAAAGCGACcatcacttttattttttccagGAATTTCACCAAACCACATTAACGCACATTAAATTATCCCATCGATAACTGTTTTTACGTGCTTGCGCCCTCAACCGTGTAATGTTTTCCCACGTTCTCACTGCCTTCCCCTCCCTTCTACATATTTTTCTCGTTCCAATTCTATTTCCAGCCCCATTAACGGCCCCGATGACAGCCGCGATAACGATGTTATGACCGCATTCGCGGCCAACTATGACCAGCAACCGGGCACGTCCTCCGCTGTCGATGACCCCACCTTGGCCGTGGTTGTCCTGCCAACGCCGGCCCAGCCACAGTTTACTTCGATCTACAACGAGTCGGCGAACGGGACG
Coding sequences:
- the LOC120425219 gene encoding uncharacterized protein LOC120425219: MAICRVKGCKSTRSNPTVTLHKFPKNPNVRDKWLKFCGCADGQNLFVCSLHFRENDYEHIFMQNAKKILQKSAVPSIRVPAVESARDNRVSCRNRKKLVVELLEADEIRSKEAVDYQKLLHEVYEPLSPFDWFPSVSVTDPAIVRPESVRQTSGIRSPAADASVPVPAIEQPESVALTSGCRSPAVDAAIVRPESVGLTSGIRSPAADASVLVPAIVRPERVSVTSGSRSPAVDVSLPVPAIEQPESVALTSGCHSPAVDAAIVRPESVGLTSGCLNLSSYHPAYLSEDLSMVEPLDDSCPFQMESCLTSSTYEAMDTSGLQLLCDAISFTDLTANMSEHLPREKLSGYVPVKRGTVQKIKLQNYNHRRTIHNLRAELKERDKLIRSLRRESERKSKDLELLRTQIADCSASHEQLIRIEVYKAFGKIFTKNQIDLILGLKKKVKWTDEEIKLAFALRYHSQPAYEMVRKELKIPLPCLRRLREFASGINMRGGVLFDVLSVLESTGKFMSPRERVVIVGYELDGQNYVQRYMAKSLMKNHDWTGNYTYQLESGTEQQFGKKNYVEDLSRGGLVQPSQQWEELAEQMEDYFNPIHNLGKDKEEPGFRDSTNVCQKSIQKMTKTFPDVPADVIKTFVKKRINIRVRHLKKQIQEKKHHRFKIMKNNKKSKNEEKKSELSKNQKKIKHFTT